From Brassica oleracea var. oleracea cultivar TO1000 chromosome C3, BOL, whole genome shotgun sequence, a single genomic window includes:
- the LOC106335261 gene encoding probable CCR4-associated factor 1 homolog 10 — protein MAETLKEDSITIREVWNDNLLEEFALIREIVDKFTYVAMDTEFPGVVLKPVETFKHNNDLNYRTLKENVDLLKLIQVGLTFSDEDGNLPTCGTDKFCVWQFNFREFNIGEDIYASESIELLRQCGIDFKKNVESGIDVARFGELMMSSGIVLNDSISWVTFHGGYDFGYLVKLLTCKELPAKQADFFKLLYVYFPTVYDIKHLMTFCNGLFGGLNRLAELMGVERVGVCHQAGSDSLLTLGSFRKLKERYFPGSTERYTGVLYGLGVEDGGGTNVAN, from the coding sequence ATGGCGGAGACTCTCAAAGAAGACTCAATCACGATTCGCGAGGTCTGGAACGACAACCTCCTCGAGGAATTCGCGCTAATCCGTGAGATCGTCGACAAATTCACCTACGTCGCGATGGACACGGAGTTCCCCGGCGTGGTCCTCAAGCCCGTCGAGACCTTCAAGCACAACAACGACCTCAACTACCGCACCCTCAAGGAGAACGTCGACCTCCTCAAGCTCATCCAAGTCGGCCTCACCTTCTCCGACGAGGACGGCAACCTCCCCACCTGCGGCACCGACAAGTTCTGCGTCTGGCAGTTCAACTTCCGCGAGTTCAACATAGGTGAAGACATCTACGCGAGCGAGTCCATCGAGCTTCTCCGCCAGTGCGGGATCGATTTCAAGAAGAACGTCGAGAGCGGGATCGACGTGGCTCGCTTCGGGGAGCTCATGATGTCGTCTGGGATTGTGTTGAACGATTCCATCTCGTGGGTTACTTTTCACGGAGGTTATGATTTTGGTTATTTGGTGAAGCTGCTGACGTGTAAGGAGCTGCCGGCCAAGCAGGCGGATTTCTTCAAGCTGTTGTATGTGTACTTCCCCACGGTGTACGATATCAAGCACTTGATGACGTTCTGCAACGGGCTGTTTGGAGGGTTGAACAGGCTTGCGGAGCTTATGGGTGTGGAGAGAGTTGGGGTTTGTCATCAGGCGGGGTCGGATAGCTTGCTTACGTTGGGGTCGTTTAGGAAGCTTAAGGAGCGGTATTTCCCTGGTTCGACTGAGAGATACACTGGTGTTCTGTATGGTCTAGGTGTGGAAGATGGTGGTGGTACTAATGTTGCTAATTAA
- the LOC106335262 gene encoding histone H3.3 encodes MARTKQTARKSTGGKAPRKQLATKAARKSAPTTGGVKKPHRYRPGTVALREIRKYQKSTELLIRKLPFQRLVREIAQDFKTDLRFQSHAVLALQEAAEAYLVGLFEDTNLCAIHAKRVTIMPKDIQLARRIRGERA; translated from the exons ATGGCTCGTACGAAGCAAACCGCAAGAAAGTCCACCGGAGGAAAAGCTCCCAGGAAGCAGCTCGCCACAAAG GCTGCAAGAAAGTCTGCACCGACCACCGGAGGAGTGAAGAAGCCTCACCGTTACCGTCCAGGAACCGTGGCTCTTCGTGAGATTAGAAAGTACCAGAAGAGTACGGAGTTGCTGATCCGTAAACTCCCGTTCCAGCGTCTTGTTCGCGAGATTGCTCAGGACTTTAAGACGGATCTGAGGTTTCAGAGCCACGCGGTTTTAGCTCTTCAGGAGGCGGCGGAGGCTTATCTTGTGGGTCTGTTCGAGGACACCAATCTCTGTGCCATTCACGCTAAGAGGGTTACCATCATGCCCAAGGATATTCAATTGGCCAGAAGGATTCGTGGAGAACGTGCTTAA